A portion of the Cryptomeria japonica chromosome 5, Sugi_1.0, whole genome shotgun sequence genome contains these proteins:
- the LOC131875731 gene encoding wall-associated receptor kinase-like 10 — translation MHCGVLVRFVIYLYLVSFTAAKCDPEMCGSMNVSYPFWINNAGCGYPGFQITCEDKNIANSSGASYYDLPSDGPFSISNSNSFLVVGCNTFGNYSFGGLEEVGCVSKCDTKNDRPYFRYGCCEIIIPNNRRSINFTGGGVFPLLDSATNKYHNECGFSTIFDPSTFKILDNKSNIYFGKEGRHLMNALTPLPEKDMHADVFLDMEEMVTSTAQIVQGYEGDGFRNGTRCMYTSSNRAVFPAIIGSISSFVVVCLAASIVVWWLKKRHLKLVEAKYFQQLQQHITSRVGRESLRMFSAKELARASNNYSKEMVLGSGGFGTVFKGVLWDGTLVAIKKSKQTLNLEDDHEFLNEVSILSQINHRNIVKLLGCCIHTKFPLLVSEFVPNGTLFEHLHSKESYLSWASRLRIAIETAEALAYLHSGASQPIFHRDVKSSNILLNERLSPKLADFGISRLILASTNTHLTTNIMGTRGYLDPEYFLTYQLTEKSDVYSFGVVLVELLTSLKPISTERASEEWNLSYLFLSKRNDHRLTEILDSKVLNEENLQQMEDMGRLARECLHLERRKRPLMKEVVEELFWIRGGTRKIKFHDSVNCDDAIFEQTTISKKAPQNSYQFRSYTFPSTVESTSQEPLTALLEKSTLTSKESI, via the exons ATGCATTGTGGAGTTTTGGTTCGCTTTGTAATTTATCTCTATTTGGTGAGCTTTACTGCTGCAAAATGTGATCCTGAAATGTGTGGGTCAATGAATGTCAGTTACCCTTTCTGGATTAACAATGCTGGTTGTGGATACCCTGGTTTTCAGATCACTTGCGAGGACAAAAATATTG CAAATAGCAGTGGGGCAAGCTACTATGATCTACCTTCAGATGGGCCTTTCAGTATTTCAAACTCCAATAGCTTCCTTGTTGTCGGCTGCAATACATTCGGTAACTACAGTTTTGGGGGTTTGGAAGAGGTGGGGTGCGTATCAAAATGTGACACTAAAAATGATCGACCATACTTCCGCTACGGATGTTGCGAAATTATAATTCCAAATAATAGGCGGTCGATAAATTTCACTGGCGGAGGTGTGTTTCCTTTGCTGGATTCTGCTACCAACAAATATCATAACGAGTGTGGTTTCTCCACCATATTCGACCCCTCCACCTTCAAGATTCTCGACAACAAATCCAATATATATTTTGGGAAAGAAGGCAGGCATCTTATG AATGCATTGACTCCCCTTCCGGAAAAGGATATGCATGCAGATGTCTTTCTGGATATGGAGGAAATGGTTACTTCAACGGCACAGATTGTACAG GGTTATGAAGGAGATGGCTTTCGAAATGGGACAAGATGCATGTACACAAGTTCAAATCGTGCTGTCTTTCCTGCAATCATAG GATCCATCTCTTCGTTTGTGGTCGTCTGTTTAGCAGCATCTATTGTGGTTTGGTGGCTAAAGAAACGCCACTTGAAACTTGTGGAGGCCAAGTATTTTCAGCAGTTGCAGCAACACATCACCTCCAGAGTGGGTAGAGAAAGCTTGAGAATGTTTTCTGCCAAAGAATTGGCAAGAGCTTCTAATAATTATTCAAAGGAAATGGTGTTGGGAAGTGGCGGCTTCGGAACTGTGTTTAAAGGCGTTCTATGGGATGGTACTCTCGTGGCCATTAAAAAGTCCAAGCAAACTTTAAATCTAGAGGATGATCATGAGTTTCTTAACGAAGTTTCAATTCTTTCCCAAATAAATCACAGAAATATAGTGAAATTGTTAGGCTGCTGCATCCATACTAAATTTCCATTGTTGGTATCTGAATTCGTTCCAAATGGAACTCTGTTTGAACATTTACATTCGAAAGAGAGTTATTTGTCATGGGCTTCACGTCTGCGGATTGCGATCGAGACAGCAGAGGCTTTGGCATATCTACACTCTGGAGCATCTCAACCCATTTTCCATCGGGATGTAAAATCGTCTAATATTCTTTTGAATGAGAGGCTCTCTCCCAAACTTGCAGACTTTGGGATTTCTCGTCTCATCTTGGCTTCCACCAACACACATCTCACCACTAATATAATGGGCACAAGAGGTTATTTAGATCCTGAGTACTTCCTAACGTATCAACTCACCGAGAAAAGCGATGTATACAGTTTTGGTGTAGTCCTGGTTGAGCTTTTAACATCTTTGAAACCCATCTCCACAGAAAGAGCGAGCGAGGAGTGGAATTTATCTTATCTTTTCCTGTCCAAACGTAATGACCACCGCCTCACAGAAATCTTGGACAGCAAAGTATTGAATGAGGAAAACCTCCAACAGATGGAAGATATGGGAAGGTTAGCAAGAGAATGCCTTCATTTGGAAAGGAGGAAAAGGCCGTTGATGAAAGAAGTCGTGGAGGAACTTTTCTGGATAAGAGGTGGGACAAGAAAGATTAAATTCCATGACAGTGTAAACTGTGACGATGCTATATTTGAGCAGacaacaatttccaaaaaagcaCCACAAAATTCATATCAATTCAGGAGTTACACTTTTCCATCTACAGTTGAGAGTACGTCGCAGGAACCACTCACTGCACTGCTTGAGAAGTCGACCCTGACTTCTAAGGAGAGCATTTGA